The following coding sequences are from one Saccharomyces cerevisiae S288C chromosome X, complete sequence window:
- the MAD2 gene encoding spindle checkpoint protein MAD2 (Component of the spindle-assembly checkpoint complex; delays onset of anaphase in cells with defects in mitotic spindle assembly; forms a complex with Mad1p; regulates APC/C activity during prometaphase and metaphase of meiosis I; gene dosage imbalance between MAD1 and MAD2 leads to chromosome instability), translating to MSQSISLKGSTRTVTEFFEYSINSILYQRGVYPAEDFVTVKKYDLTLLKTHDDELKDYIRKILLQVHRWLLGGKCNQLVLCIVDKDEGEVVERWSFNVQHISGNSNGQDDVVDLNTTQSQIRALIRQITSSVTFLPELTKEGGYTFTVLAYTDADAKVPLEWADSNSKEIPDGEVVQFKTFSTNDHKVGAQVSYKY from the coding sequence ATGTCACAATCAATATCACTAAAGGGTTCAACAAGGACAGTTACAGAATTTTTCGAGTACAGCATTAATTCCATTTTGTACCAAAGAGGCGTATACCCAGCAGAAGATTTCGTAACGGTGAAAAAGTACGATCTTACGTTACTAAAGACacatgatgatgaactGAAAGATTACATTCGGAAAATTCTTCTACAAGTTCACAGGTGGCTTCTTGGTGGAAAATGCAATCAATTAGTATTATGTATTGTAGACAAGGATGAGGGAGAGGTGGTGGAAAGATGGTCCTTCAATGTGCAACACATTTCTGGCAATAGCAACGGGCAGGATGATGTTGTAGATTTAAATACAACACAATCACAAATCAGAGCTTTAATCAGGCAAATCACCTCAAGCGTTACCTTTCTGCCCGAACTAACAAAAGAAGGTGGGTACACATTCACAGTACTTGCATATACAGACGCGGATGCTAAAGTTCCGTTAGAATGGGCCGACTCCAATAGTAAAGAGATACCTGATGGTGAAGTAGTTCAATTCAAAACATTCTCTACCAACGATCATAAAGTTGGTGCGCAGGTCAGCTATAAATATTAA
- the VPS53 gene encoding Vps53p (Component of the GARP (Golgi-associated retrograde protein) complex; GARP is required for the recycling of proteins from endosomes to the late Golgi, and for mitosis after DNA damage induced checkpoint arrest; required for vacuolar protein sorting; members of the GARP complex are Vps51p-Vps52p-Vps53p-Vps54p; human ortholog is implicated in progressive cerebello-cerebral atrophy type 2 (PCCA2)) → MLEGTVDYDPLEDITNILFSKESLNNIDELISITRSYKKQLQEDILKEENELKEHPKNSAEIEASLRKVFQDFKETQDVSASTELTISNLTEGISYLDIAKKNLTHSLTLFQNLKILTDSYIQCNELLSQGSFKKMVSPYKIMCSLAENTFISYKSLDEINYLLSSISRLKGDTLSKIKQNYNALFSGGNISEHDTALTMELREGACELLDCDTSTRAQMIDWCLDKLLFEMKEIFRVDDEAGSLENLSRRYIYFKKILNNFNSKFADYFLKDWEMAVRLTTTFYHITHKDLQTLLKREFKDKNPSIDLFMTALQSTLDFEKYIDVRFSKKIKEPKLSSCFEPYLTLWVSHQNQMMEKKFLSYMSEPKYPSNETESLVLPSSADLFRTYRSVLTQTLELIDNNANDSILTSLANFFSRWLQTYSQKILLPLLLPDNIEVQDKLEAAKYTVLLINTADYCATTIDQLEDKLSEFSGNREKLANSFTKTKNIYDDLLAKGTSFLLNRVIPLDLNFVWREFINNDWSNAAIEDYSRYMVTLKSVLKMPALTDASIKQQQEQPSTLAFILSQFNRDVYKWNFLDKVIDIITTNFVSNTIRLLQPVPPFSLAGSKRKFETRTVVNIGEQLLLDLELLKEIFHTLPESVSNDSDLRENTSYKRVKRHADNNIDQLLKFIKLLMAPLDSADDYYETYSKLTNNNPDSAVWSFVLALKGIPWDLALWKKLWSAYNLETDDTDEGSRPDSNRDLFIFKWDKVLLGQFENNLARMQDPNWSKFVRQDLKISPPVMKRIVSTPQIQQQKEEQKKQSLSVKDFVSHSRFFNRGT, encoded by the coding sequence ATGCTGGAAGGTACGGTAGATTATGACCCGCTGGAAGATATTACCAatatacttttttcaaaagaatcCCTGAACAACATAGATGAACTGATCAGTATTACCAGAAGCTACAAAAAGCAATTGCAAGAGGATATTctcaaagaagagaatgaaTTGAAGGAACACCCTAAAAATTCCGCTGAAATAGAGGCTTCTCTGAGGAAAGTTTTCcaagatttcaaagaaactCAAGATGTCTCAGCCTCCACCGAGTTGACGATATCGAATCTGACAGAAGGTATCTCGTACCTGGACATTGCCAAGAAAAACCTCACCCACTCTTTGActcttttccaaaatttaaAGATATTGACAGACAGTTACATACAATGCAATGAATTACTCTCACAGGGctcattcaaaaaaatggtgTCCCCTTATAAGATAATGTGTTCGCTTGCTGAAAACACATTCATCTCTTACAAATCATTGGACGAGATAAACTATTTGTTGAGCTCCATTTCAAGACTGAAAGGAGACACTTTGTCCAAAATTAAACAAAACTACAATGCGCTCTTTTCCGGCGGCAATATCTCAGAGCATGATACAGCACTCACTATGGAATTGCGCGAAGGTGCCTGCGAGCTACTCGACTGCGATACAAGTACGAGAGCCCAGATGATAGATTGGTGTTTGGACAAACTTCTCTTCGAAATGAAAGAGATATTTAGGGTCGACGATGAAGCCGGATCCCTAGAAAATTTATCGAGAAGATACATttacttcaaaaaaattcttaatAACTTCAATTCAAAGTTCGCAGACTATTTCTTAAAAGACTGGGAAATGGCAGTCAGATTGACCACCACTTTTTATCACATTACACACAAGGACCTTCAGACACTTCTGAAAAGGGAATTCAAAGACAAGAACCCTTCCATTGATCTATTCATGACAGCATTACAATCGACGCTAGATTTCGAAAAATACATCGACGTAcgattttcaaaaaaaattaaggaACCAAAACTAAGTTCCTGCTTCGAACCTTATTTGACTTTATGGGTGTCTCACCAAAACCAAatgatggaaaagaaatttctttcttatATGAGTGAGCCGAAGTACCCATCTAATGAAACAGAATCTCTCGTGTTACCCTCGAGTGCAGACCTTTTCAGGACATATCGTTCCGTACTGACTCAGACCTTAGAGCTCATTGATAATAATGCCAATGATAGCATATTGACTTCATtggcaaattttttcagtagATGGCTTCAAACTTACTcacaaaaaattcttcttcctttacTGCTGCCCGACAATATTGAAGTCCAGGATAAGCTAGAAGCTGCCAAGTATACCGTTTTATTGATCAATACTGCAGATTATTGTGCCACGACTATAGATCAATTGGAGGATAAATTATCTGAATTCAGCGGTAATCGTGAAAAGCTGGCAAACAGTTTTAcgaaaacgaaaaataTATACGACGATTTACTAGCAAAAGGAACTTCTTTTCTATTAAACCGTGTCATACCCTTAGATCTAAATTTTGTATGGAGAGAgtttatcaacaatgatTGGTCAAATGCTGCGATAGAAGATTATAGCAGGTACATGGTAACCCTCAAATCCGTACTTAAAATGCCCGCATTAACAGATGCCTCTATTAAACAACAGCAAGAGCAACCTTCGACTTTGGCATTTATTTTGTCGCAATTCAATAGAGATGTTTATAAGTGGAATTTCTTGGATAAGGTGATTGATATCATCACTACAAATTTTGTAAGCAATACCATCCGCCTTCTGCAGCCCGTTCCACCCTTTTCCCTGGCGGGCAGCAAAAGGAAATTTGAAACCAGAACTGTTGTCAACATTGGCGAGCAGCTTCTCCTTGATTTAGAATTGCTGAAGGAGATTTTTCACACTTTACCAGAAAGTGTAAGTAACGATTCTGACTTGCGAGAAAATACCTCTTATAAGAGGGTGAAAAGACATGCAGACAATAATATAGACCAGCTGCTGAAGTTTATTAAACTTCTAATGGCTCCTCTGGATTCCGCTGATGACTATTACGAGACCTACTCCAAATTGACCAATAATAACCCTGATTCAGCGGTATGGTCTTTTGTCCTCGCTTTAAAGGGCATTCCATGGGACCTGGCATTATGGAAAAAGCTATGGAGTGCCTACAACTTAGAAACAGACGACACTGACGAGGGCAGCAGGCCAGACAGTAATCGCGATCTTTTCATATTCAAGTGGGACAAGGTACTTTTGGgtcaatttgaaaacaactTGGCAAGGATGCAAGATCCGAATTGGTCAAAATTTGTGAGGCAAGATCTGAAAATATCACCACCTGTTATGAAGAGGATAGTATCCACCCCTCAAatacaacaacaaaaagaagaacaaaaaaagcaaagtTTGAGTGTCAAAGACTTCGTTTCTCACTCAAGGTTCTTTAACAGAGGCACTTGA
- a CDS encoding uncharacterized protein (hypothetical protein; may interact with ribosomes, based on co-purification experiments), which yields MALWGRSAYRQKTVTSRLTKHRHTSPLNLLNFFIFFSLHLCALFLATAVHYACFACFVLFRHAILLLFYLLARGRASQIQARQKVRCTGATFYRFLIISLSQRAWATKKPI from the coding sequence ATGGCCCTGTGGGGTAGAAGTGCCTACAGACAAAAAACCGTTACGTCCCGCCTCACCAAGCATCGACACACAAGCCCTCTCAACCTccttaatttctttatctttttttcccttcACCTCTGTGCTCTTTTTTTAGCCACAGCTGTGCATTACGCTTGCTTTGCTTGTTTTGTTCTCTTTCGCCATGCCATATTACTACTTTTCTACTTACTGGCACGAGGCCGCGCAAGCCAGATCCAAGCACGCCAGAAAGTGCGGTGTACTGGTGCAACCTTTTATCGATTTCTCATCATATCGCTATCGCAACGGGCATGGGCGACGAAAAAGCCAATCTAA
- a CDS encoding uncharacterized protein (hypothetical protein) has product MMVTRKHYRYIYLQNSHSLISCFVHFEFPRVWYGAICPCFPSFALLRKIFFCQQQQHATLCAVLRSGLCGNGDIVPMPARREVWVWGVCDLVAMAIARGCGLSPNGCPLLRISHSCRVNKKHERGRTALNSGRSRDVK; this is encoded by the coding sequence ATGATGGTAACGCGCAAACACTACCGCTATATATACCTACAAAACTCTCATTCTCTCATTTCCTGCTTCGTTCATTTCGAGTTTCCAAGGGTATGGTACGGTGCTATCTGCCCGTGCTTCCCCTCCTTTGCTTTGctaagaaaaattttcttttgtcagcagcaacaacacGCTACGCTCTGCGCTGTGCTACGAAGTGGTCTCTGTGGCAACGGGGACATTGTACCCATGCCCGCTCGCAGGGAGGTCTGGGTGTGGGGCGTGTGCGACCTCGTTGCCATGGCGATCGCGCGTGGGTGTGGTCTTTCCCCAAACGGTTGCCCGTTGCTCCGGATTTCGCATAGTTGTCGCGTAAACAAAAAACACGAGAGAGGGCGGACGGCGCTGAATAGTGGAAGATCGCGCGATGTCAAGTAA
- the RNR2 gene encoding ribonucleotide-diphosphate reductase subunit RNR2 (Ribonucleotide-diphosphate reductase (RNR), small subunit; the RNR complex catalyzes the rate-limiting step in dNTP synthesis and is regulated by DNA replication and DNA damage checkpoint pathways via localization of the small subunits; RNR2 has a paralog, RNR4, that arose from the whole genome duplication) translates to MPKETPSKAAADALSDLEIKDSKSNLNKELETLREENRVKSDMLKEKLSKDAENHKAYLKSHQVHRHKLKEMEKEEPLLNEDKERTVLFPIKYHEIWQAYKRAEASFWTAEEIDLSKDIHDWNNRMNENERFFISRVLAFFAASDGIVNENLVENFSTEVQIPEAKSFYGFQIMIENIHSETYSLLIDTYIKDPKESEFLFNAIHTIPEIGEKAEWALRWIQDADALFGERLVAFASIEGVFFSGSFASIFWLKKRGMMPGLTFSNELICRDEGLHTDFACLLFAHLKNKPDPAIVEKIVTEAVEIEQRYFLDALPVALLGMNADLMNQYVEFVADRLLVAFGNKKYYKVENPFDFMENISLAGKTNFFEKRVSDYQKAGVMSKSTKQEAGAFTFNEDF, encoded by the coding sequence ATGCCTAAAGAGACCCCTTCCAAAGCTGCTGCCGATGCATTGTCCGACTTGGAAATCAAAGATTCCAAGTCCAACCTTAACAAGGAATTGGAGACATTGAGAGAGGAAAACAGAGTAAAGTCAGACATGCTTAAGGAGAAATTGAGCAAGGACGCTGAAAATCACAAGGCTTACTTGAAATCTCATCAAGTTCACCGTCACAAACTTAAGGAAATGGAAAAGGAGGAACCTTTGTTGAATGAAGACAAGGAGAGAACTGTTCTTTTCCCTATCAAGTACCATGAAATCTGGCAAGCCTACAAGCGTGCCGAAGCTTCTTTCTGGACCgctgaagaaattgatttGTCTAAGGATATCCATGACTGGAACAACAGAATGAACGAAAACGAgagatttttcatttccagAGTTCTTGCCTTTTTCGCCGCTTCTGACGGTATTGTTAATGAAAACTTGGTTGAAAACTTCTCCACCGAAGTCCAAATTCCAGAGGCAAAGAGTTTCTACGGTTTCCAAATCatgattgaaaatattcacTCTGAAACTTACTCCTTGTTGATCGATACTTACATCAAGGACCCTAAAGAAAGTGAATTCTTGTTCAATGCCATTCACACCATCCCAGAAATCGGTGAGAAGGCCGAATGGGCTTTAAGATGGATTCAAGACGCTGACGCCTTGTTTGGTGAAAGACTAGTTGCCTTTGCCTCCATTGAAGGTGTCTTTTTCTCCGGTTCCTTTGCCTCCATTTTCTGGTTGAAAAAGAGAGGTATGATGCCCGGTTTAACCTTTTCCAACGAATTGATCTGTAGAGACGAAGGTTTGCACACCGACTTTGCATGCTTGTTGTTCGCccatttgaagaacaaaCCAGACCCAGccattgttgaaaaaattgtcacCGAGGCTGTGGAAATTGAACAAAGATACTTCTTGGACGCCTTACCAGTTGCTTTGCTAGGTATGAACGCTGACTTAATGAACCAATACGTTGAGTTCGTCGCCGACAGACTGTTGGTTGCTTTCGGTAACAAGAAATACTACAAGGTCGAAAACCCCTTCGATTTCATGGAAAACATCTCCTTGGCCGGTAAGACCAACTTCTTCGAAAAGAGAGTTTCTGACTACCAAAAGGCTGGTGTTATGTCCAAGTCGACTAAGCAAGAAGCCGGTGCTTTCACCTTCAACGAAGACTTTTAA
- the RRN7 gene encoding Rrn7p (Component of the core factor (CF) rDNA transcription factor complex; CF is required for transcription of 35S rRNA genes by RNA polymerase I and is composed of Rrn6p, Rrn7p, and Rrn11p) produces MSTFIRGPICGTDNCPSRLWRIIDGRRTCQYGHVMEGDVEFNDDEDDLNGLGAGVITRRLNLTTNATGSFQSSQLTNSQLLQQQQRQSHKKFKKLIGHEAKLLFLKSFQFILKRQIRWLITEMRFPKEFEHVAKIIWLKILKTINDQPQEELKLQLHMTSTISILYLASTHLSLPVYTCDYIKWICTAKMPYFQASEILPKSWRIQLPNYYVSILEGSISPFNGQLYNKIALTCGMIHFKEFFNSEISCQGLLLKLVMQCALPPEFYFYTKQVIEFEETDIRNLTLWERTDERHTGRVSNHAELRVLSYFMLTINWMLSFDRDRQYPLKWILSLTESLTQRTTTSESIGRNIVKVVYPDKPTSSDYFQWSEEETLEFLKWMEKQFLPTQTKSLHNENGSMEMTIDQKIARRKLYKIFPLDREANHDGEFNDSTHQLTFIEDLQERYAKQTPFFESNKIRDSLNYQEANPPARKEAIGRLLTHIASQLLVDFAISKEQLKDCISRIKNACLHRMN; encoded by the coding sequence ATGTCTACTTTCATAAGAGGTCCCATCTGCGGTACAGACAACTGCCCCTCACGGCTTTGGCGTATCATTGATGGGAGAAGAACCTGCCAATATGGTCACGTTATGGAAGGTGACGTGGAATTTAAcgacgatgaagatgatcTCAACGGCCTCGGTGCAGGTGTTATCACAAGACGTCTGAATCTTACCACCAATGCCACTGGTAGTTTTCAATCTAGTCAACTTACCAACTCGCAACTGCtgcaacaacagcaaagGCAATCtcataaaaaatttaaaaaactTATCGGTCATGAGGCCAAATTACTATTTCTCAAATCCTTCCAGTTCATCTTGAAAAGGCAAATCCGCTGGCTCATAACTGAAATGCGGTTTCCGAAAGAGTTCGAACATGTCGCCAAGATAATTTGGCTCAAGATATTAAAGACGATTAACGACCAACCGCAAGAAGAACTAAAACTTCAATTACATATGACTTCGACAATTTCGATCCTCTACCTTGCATCCACTCATTTGTCCCTACCAGTTTATACCTGTGACTACATCAAATGGATATGCACCGCCAAAATGCCGTATTTCCAGGCAAGTGAAATACTACCGAAATCGTGGAGGATCCAGCTGCCAAATTATTATGTTTCCATACTAGAGGGCTCAATTTCACCTTTTAATGGGCAACTGTACAACAAAATCGCATTGACGTGTGGTATGATCCACTTCAAAGAATTCTTCAACTCTGAAATTTCGTGTCAGGGCTTATTACTGAAACTAGTGATGCAATGCGCTCTTCCTCcagaattttatttttatacCAAACAAGTTAtcgaatttgaagaaacagACATTCGGAACCTGACACTGTGGGAAAGAACGGACGAACGTCACACAGGGCGAGTAAGTAATCATGCCGAACTCAGGGTCCTCTCTTATTTTATGCTCACAATAAATTGGatgctttcttttgataGAGACCGACAATACCCACTAAAATGGATCCTTTCCCTCACGGAATCATTGACTCAGCGCACAACCACAAGTGAATCTATCGGCAGAAATATCGTTAAAGTGGTTTACCCAGACAAACCGACTTCTAGTGATTATTTCCAGTGGTCTGAGGAGGAGACCCTAGAGTTTTTGAAGTGGATGGAAAAGCAATTTTTGCCCACACAAACAAAATCTTTGCATAATGAGAATGGTTCGATGGAGATGACAAttgatcaaaaaattgcTAGAAGGAAACTGTACAAGATTTTCCCCTTGGATCGAGAGGCCAATCATGATGGCGAATTTAATGACTCAACGCATCAGTTAACTTTTATTGAAGATCTGCAAGAAAGATACGCTAAACAAACCCCCTTTTTTGAAAGCAACAAAATACGTGATTCTCTCAATTATCAAGAGGCTAATCCACCGGCCAGAAAGGAGGCTATCGGTAGACTTCTAACCCATATAGCATCACAGCTTTTAGTGGATTTTGCCATTTCTAAAGAGCAACTGAAAGACTGCATTTCAAGGATCAAAAATGCCTGTCTGCATAGGATGAATTGA
- the APS3 gene encoding Aps3p (Small subunit of the clathrin-associated adaptor complex AP-3; involved in vacuolar protein sorting; related to the sigma subunit of the mammalian clathrin AP-3 complex; suppressor of loss of casein kinase 1 function; protein abundance increases in response to DNA replication stress), translated as MIHAVLIFNKKCQPRLVKFYTPVDLPKQKLLLEQVYELISQRNSDFQSSFLVTPPSLLLSNENNNDEVNNEDIQIIYKNYATLYFTFIVDDQESELAILDLIQTFVESLDRCFTEVNELDLIFNWQTLESVLEEIVQGGMVIETNVNRIVASVDELNKAAESTDSKIGRLTSTGFGSALQAFAQGGFAQWATGQ; from the exons ATGATTCATGCAGTTCTAATAT TCAATAAGAAATGCCAACCAAGATTAGTGAAATTCTACACGCCGGTCGACCTTCCAAAGCAAAAACTGCTATTAGAGCAAGTATATGAATTGATTTCTCAAAGGAATAGCGATTTTCAAAGTTCTTTTTTAGTCACGCCACCATCGCTTCTGTTAagcaatgaaaataataatgatgagGTAAACAATGAAGATATTCAAATCATCTATAAAAACTACGCTACACTATATTTCACTTTCATCGTGGATGATCAAGAATCAGAACTGGCCATATTAGATCTGATCCAAACTTTTGTGGAATCATTGGACCGTTGTTTTACTGAAGTCAATGAACttgatttgatttttaACTGGCAAACTTTGGAAAGTGTATTAGAAGAAATCGTGCAGGGGGGCATGGTCATTGAAACAAATGTGAACAGAATAGTTGCTTCTGTTGACGAACTCAACAAAGCTGCCGAGTCCACAGATAGTAAAATTGGAAGACTAACGTCCACTGGATTTGGAAGCGCACTACAAGCGTTTGCTCAAGGCGGATTTGCACAATGGGCAACGGGGCaataa
- the PET130 gene encoding Pet130p (hypothetical protein; required for efficient 5' processing of mitochondrial tRNAs, for respiratory growth and mitochondrial genome maintenance; localizes to the matrix side of the inner mitochondrial membrane) encodes MKIFSTLLSQKPKGKLVIRPSTTIHSSDPFSKFIVTKNTEPLSLGDLRKSDSGNSAVCLNAENTILSTLTDLQKEEERNWDPVKFVAGKLRGVISPIQAYVTIGKKFSPNSLVYTSRFFQLHYFPEDHFMSCFRKSKPAITVKSNKKFYLNGKVFNKDKEYFNETRISKANEVELSKIQTAMTRLTNRHRNSIPSEFAYLRRDLKLKVKTTFIKEWCKLNGDKAIREYVNLNRSPNINPASMKGKPKKSFLDNLGRSTVGTAKDGYYLYIVSIFPDKDMLGEFNDEVNRSVQKVANLDWDGFLTPKKGTKGKNWVESFNDSINVQTINKILEINKFPFELRREQTEG; translated from the coding sequence ATGAAGATATTCTCCACACTCTTATCGCAAAAACCTAAAGGCAAACTGGTAATTCGACCATCAACCACTATACATAGTAGTGAtcccttttcaaaatttataGTGACGAAGAATACCGAGCCTCTTTCTCTTGGTGACCTTCGAAAAAGCGATTCAGGAAATTCAGCTGTGTGCTTAAATGCTGAAAATACTATATTAAGTACGCTAACTGAtttacaaaaagaagaagaaagaaactggGATCCAGTGAAATTTGTTGCTGGTAAACTTCGAGGTGTAATTTCACCCATCCAAGCCTATGTGACgattggaaaaaaattttcccCTAACTCATTGGTATACACTAGTAGATTCTTTCAACTTCATTACTTCCCTGAAGACCATTTTATGTCTTGTTTTAGAAAAAGTAAACCAGCAATAACGGTAAAATCCAATAAGAAGTTTTATTTAAATGGGAAGGTTTTCAACAAGGACAAAGAATATTTCAATGAAACTAGGATATCAAAAGCTAATGAAGTCGAACTAAGCAAAATTCAAACAGCGATGACACGGCTTACAAATAGACATAGAAACAGTATTCCCTCTGAATTTGCGTACTTGAGACGAgatttaaaattaaaggTGAAAACAACGTTTATCAAGGAGTGGTGTAAACTAAATGGTGATAAGGCCATTCGAGAGTACGTTAATCTTAACAGATCTCCAAATATTAATCCTGCTAGCATGAAGGGCAAgccaaagaaaagttttttagATAACCTTGGTAGAAGTACTGTGGGAACCGCAAAGGACGGCTATTATTTATACATTGTTAGCATATTTCCTGATAAAGATATGTTAGGAGAATTTAATGACGAGGTCAATAGAAGCGTTCAAAAGGTTGCCAATTTGGATTGGGATGGGTTCTTGACCCCAAAAAAAGGCACGAAAGGCAAAAATTGGGTAGAATCGTTCAATGACAGTATAAACGTTCAAACAATTAACAAGATACTCGAGATCAACAAGTTTCCATTTGAATTAAGAAGAGAACAAACAGAAGGCTGA